Genomic segment of Acidimicrobiales bacterium:
CGACGGCGTCAGGGACAGCGAGGCGGTAACGGCGTCGCCGGCCAGGGTCGCCTCACTCGTGCTGGTCAACACGGGGGACGGCAAGGGCAAGTCGTCGGCCGCCTTCGGCGTCATGGGCCGGGGCTGGGCGCGGGGCTGGAAGGTGGGCGTCGTGCAGTTCATGAAGAGCGGCAAATGGAAGGTGGGCGAGCGGAAGCTGGCCGAGCACCTCGGGATCGATTGGCAGACACTGGGCGATGGCTTCACCTGGGAGTCGACGGACCTCGACGAGTCGGCGGCCAAGGGTCGCCATGCCTGGCAGGTGGCCCGGGCCAAGCTGGCCTCGGG
This window contains:
- the cobO gene encoding cob(I)yrinic acid a,c-diamide adenosyltransferase, whose product is MTKDDGVRDSEAVTASPARVASLVLVNTGDGKGKSSAAFGVMGRGWARGWKVGVVQFMKSGKWKVGERKLAEHLGIDWQTLGDGFTWESTDLDESAAKGRHAWQVARAKLASGDYDLLILDELTYAVTFGWVDVADVVAGITGRAPRTNVVITGRDAAPEIVEIADTVTEMRNVKHAYERGITARKGIEY